One window from the genome of Leptospira johnsonii encodes:
- the odhB gene encoding 2-oxoglutarate dehydrogenase complex dihydrolipoyllysine-residue succinyltransferase, which yields MSIEIKVPEMGESITEATIANWVKKEGERVEQDEVLVELETDKVTMEVPAPSAGVLQKINKKPGETVKIKEVIGIIDPSASAKSTPTSSTPSSTNTAPTNTTSATQNDTLPPAVRKLIDDNGLNPASISGSGKNGQITKEDVLNAIANKQSAQPAAAVSAAPVAAKSAPSPEIPKAVPAASRSNLPRENVVPMTKLRQTIANRLVAAQHNAALLTTFNEVDMSAVMDLRAKYKDKFKDAHNINLGFMSFFTKAVIGALKFVPAINAEIRGTDLVYKNYFDIGVAVGGPKGLVVPIVRDADLLSFAQVESEIARLANKVKDGKIDLSDMEGGTFTISNGGIYGSMMSTPILNPPQSGILGLHNIVKRAVVVNDQIVIRPMMYVALSYDHRVVDGKEAVTFLVKVKEAIEDPTRLLLEV from the coding sequence ATGTCGATAGAGATCAAGGTTCCCGAAATGGGTGAATCCATTACGGAAGCAACAATAGCAAACTGGGTAAAAAAAGAAGGCGAACGAGTAGAACAGGACGAGGTCCTGGTGGAATTGGAAACCGACAAGGTGACCATGGAGGTACCGGCCCCCTCGGCGGGTGTTCTCCAAAAAATTAACAAGAAACCGGGGGAGACGGTCAAGATCAAAGAAGTGATCGGAATCATTGACCCTTCTGCCTCCGCAAAAAGCACTCCTACTTCCAGCACTCCTTCCTCAACGAATACAGCACCAACTAACACGACCAGCGCAACGCAGAACGATACACTTCCCCCTGCTGTTCGCAAACTGATAGATGATAACGGATTAAATCCTGCTTCTATTTCTGGTTCCGGTAAGAACGGACAGATCACTAAAGAAGACGTGTTAAATGCAATTGCAAATAAACAGTCAGCACAACCCGCTGCTGCGGTTTCCGCGGCGCCTGTTGCAGCAAAATCTGCTCCTTCTCCTGAAATTCCTAAAGCGGTTCCGGCTGCTTCTCGTAGTAATCTTCCGAGAGAAAACGTTGTTCCTATGACTAAACTTCGCCAGACGATCGCAAATCGTTTGGTTGCAGCTCAGCATAACGCAGCTCTACTGACTACTTTTAACGAAGTGGATATGAGTGCGGTCATGGACCTTCGTGCTAAATACAAGGACAAGTTCAAAGACGCACATAATATCAATTTAGGATTTATGAGCTTCTTTACCAAGGCAGTGATCGGAGCTTTAAAATTTGTTCCTGCAATCAACGCAGAAATTCGCGGTACTGATTTGGTTTATAAAAACTACTTCGATATCGGTGTGGCTGTTGGAGGTCCAAAAGGTCTGGTAGTTCCGATTGTTCGTGACGCGGATCTCTTAAGTTTTGCTCAGGTTGAATCCGAAATTGCTCGCCTCGCTAATAAGGTGAAGGATGGGAAAATAGATCTTTCCGATATGGAAGGTGGTACATTCACCATTTCCAACGGGGGAATTTACGGTTCCATGATGTCTACTCCTATATTAAACCCACCTCAAAGTGGAATTTTAGGACTTCATAATATTGTAAAACGTGCTGTGGTAGTGAACGATCAGATCGTGATCCGACCTATGATGTATGTTGCCCTTTCTTATGATCATAGGGTTGTAGATGGAAAAGAAGCGGTTACTTTCCTAGTGAAGGTAAAAGAAGCGATCGAAGATCCGACCCGCCTTCTTTTAGAAGTTTAA
- a CDS encoding penicillin-binding protein 1A codes for MNLFSEGIHRATKTLLVLALLGGLFFGYIIAEVDEGGELAILASYQPTTPTRLYDINGVVYAELYRHKQQLLKYQDIPPHVVQAFLSVEDNNFFNHFGIDFSAILRAAAVNVISGRIKQGGSTLTQQLAKTVLNNRKKSFIRKFVEALFTLQIEQEYSKEEILEIYFNLIYLGHGTTGLASAADVYFHKDVSDLDVAEAALLARLPKAPVDYSPYKNPAASKRAHLEVLKLMASQGFVPEDKVQTIHDEFWEKYWPIVITQSPSQSTWGTKLNRAPHFTEFVRQRLLKELGEDRIYSGGLKIYTTLDIRKQEIAQDELRKALKKHDDLVSGVTVNYAGGADRGLVGLYNFIGSLFPVAPPFVSRLDDKANFRVALEKELIDTADVLSLLLPADNESAAFTEFQKRTAVFGKNLHVEGAAITIDHTNGYIETMVGGYEFTPKNQFNRAVQARRQTGSSFKPFVYGAAISERIVGSGTGIMDAPLTTLTEEGEGWSPQDFDGDFQGMVPLSRALSMSLNIVSVQVFLRTGADAVIDFASRLTKADKSRFMPSPALALGIAELSPYEMAVGYSIIANKGRNVIPLSVRYVIDQSGNVIYNEELKVREELDKEAEDGSIQIISEGTAYILRKMLTMVAMGGTAANGLHSPDQGNYKGIAAGKTGSTSSFTNAWYCGFDPKLTTVIWLGFDKSSISLGRGQAAGVLAVPIWGKMYRRFYNGENYPTFENEHGLDPQPEEVQGGGTCAYNGLSPKPGVCPVTQNLTLKPITVAGVTKSVQANRQCDGDRDHHKSIDFREFLQLEYQISDEEIGKTERKFKPQAD; via the coding sequence ATGAATCTATTTAGCGAAGGAATTCACAGAGCTACAAAAACACTTTTGGTCTTAGCCTTACTGGGCGGTCTGTTTTTCGGATACATTATCGCGGAAGTGGACGAAGGGGGAGAGCTTGCGATCTTAGCTTCTTACCAACCTACCACTCCCACTCGTTTATACGACATCAACGGTGTGGTGTATGCTGAGTTGTATCGTCATAAGCAGCAGCTTCTAAAATACCAAGACATTCCTCCTCATGTGGTCCAAGCCTTCCTTTCCGTAGAGGATAATAACTTTTTCAATCACTTCGGGATAGATTTCTCCGCAATCCTTCGCGCGGCGGCAGTCAATGTGATCTCCGGTAGGATCAAACAGGGTGGATCCACTCTTACTCAGCAGCTTGCTAAAACCGTTTTGAATAATAGGAAAAAATCTTTTATTCGTAAATTCGTAGAGGCGCTGTTTACTCTTCAGATCGAACAGGAATATTCCAAAGAAGAGATATTAGAAATTTATTTTAACTTAATATACTTAGGCCATGGAACTACCGGACTTGCTTCTGCGGCGGATGTATATTTTCACAAGGACGTATCTGATTTGGATGTAGCAGAAGCAGCACTTCTTGCAAGACTTCCTAAAGCTCCTGTGGACTATTCTCCTTATAAAAACCCTGCTGCTTCTAAAAGAGCACACCTAGAAGTCTTAAAACTTATGGCTTCCCAAGGATTTGTTCCGGAAGATAAGGTGCAGACTATCCACGATGAGTTCTGGGAAAAATACTGGCCGATCGTAATCACCCAGTCTCCTTCTCAATCCACCTGGGGAACCAAACTGAACAGGGCCCCACATTTTACTGAATTCGTCAGACAAAGATTATTAAAAGAATTGGGAGAAGATCGGATCTACAGCGGGGGTTTAAAAATTTATACCACCCTGGACATCCGCAAACAGGAGATCGCTCAGGACGAACTTCGTAAGGCTCTTAAAAAACACGACGATCTGGTTTCAGGTGTTACCGTGAATTATGCGGGCGGCGCGGACAGAGGCCTGGTAGGACTTTATAATTTTATCGGATCCTTATTTCCTGTAGCTCCTCCTTTTGTGAGTCGCTTGGATGATAAGGCAAATTTCAGAGTGGCTTTGGAAAAAGAACTCATCGATACAGCGGATGTGCTCAGCTTGCTTCTTCCTGCGGATAATGAGTCCGCTGCTTTTACTGAATTCCAAAAAAGAACTGCAGTATTCGGTAAGAACCTTCACGTAGAAGGTGCTGCTATTACGATAGATCATACCAACGGTTATATAGAAACAATGGTAGGAGGATATGAATTCACTCCTAAAAACCAATTCAATCGCGCGGTCCAGGCCAGAAGACAGACTGGCTCTTCTTTCAAACCTTTTGTGTATGGCGCTGCGATCTCGGAACGTATTGTAGGTTCCGGAACTGGGATCATGGACGCACCTTTGACAACTTTGACGGAAGAAGGAGAAGGTTGGTCTCCACAGGACTTCGATGGAGACTTCCAAGGGATGGTTCCTCTTTCCAGAGCGCTTTCCATGTCCTTAAATATCGTTTCCGTGCAGGTGTTCCTACGCACTGGAGCGGATGCAGTAATAGATTTTGCTTCTCGCTTAACAAAAGCTGATAAGAGCAGATTTATGCCAAGTCCTGCTCTTGCCTTGGGGATTGCGGAACTTTCTCCTTACGAAATGGCGGTGGGATATTCTATCATCGCAAACAAGGGAAGAAATGTGATCCCACTTTCCGTTCGATATGTGATCGATCAGTCAGGAAATGTAATTTATAACGAAGAGCTAAAAGTCCGAGAAGAATTGGACAAAGAAGCGGAAGACGGCTCTATTCAGATCATCAGCGAAGGCACAGCTTATATTCTTCGCAAAATGTTAACCATGGTTGCTATGGGAGGAACTGCAGCGAACGGACTCCATTCTCCTGACCAAGGAAATTATAAAGGGATCGCTGCCGGAAAAACCGGATCTACTTCTTCTTTTACAAATGCTTGGTACTGCGGATTCGATCCTAAGCTCACTACCGTAATTTGGCTTGGATTCGATAAGAGTTCTATCTCACTCGGAAGAGGTCAGGCTGCGGGAGTTCTTGCAGTTCCAATCTGGGGAAAAATGTACCGTCGTTTCTATAACGGTGAAAATTATCCGACTTTCGAGAATGAGCACGGTCTGGATCCACAACCGGAAGAAGTACAAGGTGGAGGAACCTGCGCGTATAATGGATTGTCTCCTAAGCCTGGAGTATGTCCTGTTACCCAGAACTTGACCTTAAAGCCGATTACTGTAGCAGGTGTGACAAAATCTGTCCAAGCGAACCGCCAATGCGACGGAGACCGGGACCATCATAAGTCAATAGATTTCAGAGAATTCCTCCAATTGGAATACCAGATCAGCGACGAAGAGATCGGAAAAACGGAACGTAAGTTTAAACCGCAAGCGGACTAA
- a CDS encoding MBL fold metallo-hydrolase, whose amino-acid sequence MEIFLYGVRGSIPSPLSNEEYREKVISILRLAAKSEGKAFSSPDEWFDALPEPLNYVVGGNTTCVRILGSSGVELVVDLGTGARVLGEDLVRGTFGQGKGEASVFFTHTHWDHIHGIPFFKPLYIPGNKFTFYSPLEDLPERLKYQQEPRFFPIHFDHFGSERNFHRLQKGEILEIGGVKIEWLSLKHPGGSIAYKFTENGKSFIFATDAEYNGEDFPLIQEQKPFFKGAELLVLDAQYTLDESFQKFDWGHTSYTMAVNCASSWEVKKLALTHHEPAYSDEILAIILDDARTHAENLGAKDLSIVLAREGMKFELV is encoded by the coding sequence ATGGAAATCTTCTTGTACGGAGTCCGGGGATCTATTCCTTCCCCCTTATCAAACGAGGAATACAGGGAGAAAGTAATTTCCATATTGAGACTGGCCGCCAAGTCGGAGGGAAAAGCTTTTTCTTCTCCCGACGAATGGTTCGACGCCTTGCCTGAACCTCTGAATTATGTGGTCGGTGGAAATACCACCTGCGTTCGGATCCTAGGTTCTTCCGGGGTGGAATTGGTTGTGGATTTAGGAACCGGCGCCAGAGTCCTGGGAGAAGATCTAGTCCGAGGAACATTCGGGCAAGGAAAGGGAGAAGCTTCCGTATTTTTCACGCATACCCACTGGGACCATATCCATGGGATCCCGTTTTTCAAACCTCTGTACATCCCCGGAAATAAATTTACTTTTTATTCTCCTTTAGAGGATCTTCCGGAAAGATTAAAATACCAGCAAGAGCCTAGATTTTTCCCTATCCATTTTGATCATTTCGGTTCTGAAAGAAATTTCCATAGGCTCCAAAAGGGAGAAATCCTGGAAATCGGCGGTGTTAAAATAGAATGGCTTTCTCTCAAACATCCTGGAGGCTCCATCGCCTATAAATTCACCGAAAACGGAAAAAGTTTCATTTTTGCGACAGACGCAGAATACAATGGTGAGGATTTCCCCCTGATCCAGGAACAAAAACCTTTCTTTAAAGGGGCGGAGCTTCTGGTTTTGGACGCTCAGTACACCCTGGATGAATCCTTCCAAAAATTCGATTGGGGACATACTTCTTATACTATGGCGGTCAATTGTGCTTCTTCTTGGGAGGTCAAAAAACTGGCTTTGACTCACCATGAACCCGCCTATTCTGACGAAATTTTAGCCATCATCTTGGATGACGCCAGAACCCATGCTGAAAATCTTGGAGCTAAGGACCTATCCATAGTCTTGGCTAGGGAAGGAATGAAATTCGAACTCGTATGA
- the lpdA gene encoding dihydrolipoyl dehydrogenase → MAEQYDVLVIGSGPGGYVGAIRAAQLGFKTGIIEKRKTLGGTCLNVGCIPSKALLDSSEEYHKVLHKTDVHGIGVGKVTLDLNKLMERKNTIVKEVTDGVDYLMKKNKITRYEGFGKLLGGGQVEVALADGKKEVLSAKHIVLATGSVPIDIPGLPVDGKTIITSDHAIDLRSVPKKLVVIGAGVIGLELGSVWGRLGAEVTVVELLPGLLPTVDRSFGSLLQRSLESQGFNFLFEHKVLGATASKSGAKVKIAAPDGKESELDADVVLVAVGRKPFIDGIGLEAAGVQLTERKRIKVDSHFQTSAAGIYAIGDVIDGPMLAHKAEEEGVALAELLAGQSGHVNYAAVPSIIYTWPEMAWVGKGEEELKSAGVEYKVGKSLFKPNARAKAMNEAEGQVKILADKKTDKVLGAFVFGPRASDMIAELAVAVEFGASAEDIARSFHAHPTLSEVVKEAAMAVDKWAIHA, encoded by the coding sequence ATGGCGGAACAATACGACGTATTAGTGATCGGATCGGGACCCGGAGGTTATGTGGGCGCGATCCGAGCGGCTCAACTCGGGTTCAAAACCGGGATTATCGAAAAAAGAAAAACCTTGGGAGGAACCTGCTTGAACGTTGGTTGTATTCCTTCCAAAGCGCTTTTGGATTCTTCTGAAGAATATCATAAGGTTTTACATAAGACAGATGTCCATGGGATTGGAGTGGGAAAAGTCACTCTGGATCTAAACAAACTCATGGAGCGCAAGAACACCATCGTCAAAGAAGTCACAGATGGCGTGGACTACTTGATGAAAAAGAACAAGATCACTCGTTATGAGGGTTTTGGTAAATTGCTCGGCGGTGGTCAGGTAGAAGTCGCCTTAGCTGACGGCAAAAAAGAAGTTTTAAGTGCAAAACATATCGTTTTAGCGACGGGTTCTGTTCCAATAGATATTCCTGGTCTTCCTGTGGACGGAAAGACGATCATCACTTCCGACCATGCAATTGATCTAAGATCGGTACCTAAAAAACTGGTAGTGATTGGTGCGGGTGTGATCGGCTTGGAGCTCGGTTCCGTTTGGGGAAGACTCGGGGCAGAAGTCACAGTGGTGGAACTCCTGCCAGGACTTCTACCTACTGTAGACCGTTCTTTCGGCAGCTTATTGCAAAGAAGTTTAGAGTCCCAAGGTTTTAATTTCTTATTCGAACATAAAGTATTAGGAGCGACTGCTTCCAAATCAGGTGCTAAAGTAAAGATTGCCGCGCCTGACGGAAAAGAATCCGAACTGGATGCGGACGTTGTGCTTGTAGCAGTCGGCCGTAAACCGTTTATCGATGGGATCGGATTAGAAGCAGCTGGGGTCCAATTAACGGAAAGAAAAAGGATCAAGGTAGATTCTCATTTCCAAACCAGTGCGGCCGGCATCTACGCGATTGGAGACGTGATCGACGGACCTATGCTTGCTCATAAAGCGGAAGAAGAAGGTGTTGCACTTGCGGAATTACTCGCAGGTCAATCCGGACACGTTAATTACGCTGCGGTTCCAAGCATTATCTATACCTGGCCGGAAATGGCTTGGGTCGGAAAAGGCGAAGAAGAACTCAAAAGCGCGGGTGTAGAATACAAAGTAGGCAAGTCATTATTCAAGCCGAATGCAAGAGCTAAGGCTATGAACGAAGCGGAAGGCCAAGTCAAAATTTTAGCAGATAAAAAAACGGATAAGGTATTGGGAGCGTTTGTGTTCGGGCCTAGAGCTTCGGATATGATCGCTGAGCTTGCGGTTGCGGTAGAGTTCGGTGCTTCTGCGGAAGATATAGCTCGTTCTTTCCACGCGCATCCTACATTGTCCGAAGTCGTAAAAGAGGCCGCCATGGCCGTAGACAAGTGGGCAATTCACGCTTAG